The following coding sequences lie in one Xiphophorus maculatus strain JP 163 A chromosome 4, X_maculatus-5.0-male, whole genome shotgun sequence genomic window:
- the wdr59 gene encoding GATOR complex protein WDR59 isoform X1: MAARWSSETVVVEFRDAQATAMSVDCLGSHAVLSGRHSLYLVNLDAPSEPSRKMGRHSKWDVGTVQWNPHRSQAHIFAASSNQRVDLYSWRDGCGETHTSLQGHTRVISDLDWSWFDSELLVSSSVDTYIYIWDTRDTRKPTVALSAVAGAAQVKWNRKNPHLLASSHDGDVRIWDKRKPNTAVEYLAAHLSKIHGLDWHRDNEFVFATSSQDNSVRFWDYRQPRKYLSVLSCQVPVWKARYTPFSSGLVTVMVPQLRRENSLLLWSVLDLNSPVHAFVGHDDVVLEFQWRPQKEGSRDFQLVTWSRDQTLRIWRVEPQLQKLCVSDLVDELMEDVSIAVETERSLGAQQGGAPAPDGPPGQAASRPDPAAGSGLAQTLQQEFSLVNLQIRNVNVEMDARNRSCVVSAHFGGQRVHLVVNFPVRYPNNAAPTFQFVAPTTIPSAMKTKIQKVLMDTSLQKVKRNQNCLEPCVRQLVSCLESDMTQEDGPASGPFVLSNPVAPPLQAFPRVTNTYGSYQDANIPFPRTSGARFCGTGCLVYFTRPITMHRSAPPTEPTPRSLSALSAYHSGVLTPMKMRSESQNTLRLYSGSPTRSDKDTVSISSFYYKERLPMSASRRWSVQTLHDWPKSRRFKTKREGAEYSSRPIKLAGKVIIQEISCLLPVHKALGESYILNMNDIQETCQKNAAAALAVGRRDLAKVWALASAATSQDLSPDSDPDTETPWARHPFGRHLLETLLDHYSQMSDVQTLAMLCSVFRAQAPPPDCYSLYGHPGSRLHSRFPSYTSSSVTSGSCSSTSDSIAATWTTVRDPEHPAPWGESSPDDYRYGNQSYTDPRERERELHDMNKRLLDPANTLQFDDFKKSYGEILYRWGLGDKRADVLKFTAGPPEPHKGIEFGLYCCHCRSQARGTQCAVCKRLTFQCAVCHVAVRGSSNFCLSCGHGGHTGHMMDWFRRQDECPAGCGCRCLLQSTF; this comes from the exons ATGGCGGCGCGGTGGAGCAGCGAGACTGTGGTGGTGGAGTTTCGGGACGCTCAG GCCACCGCCATGTCCGTGGACTGCCTGGGCTCCCACGCCGTGCTGTCAGG CCGGCACTCCCTCTACCTGGTGAACCTGGACGCTCCGTCAGAGCCGTCCCGTAAGATGGGTCGCCACAGTAAGTGGGACGTGGGGACGGTCCAGTGGAACCCGCATCGGTCCCAGGCTCACATCTTCGCCGCCTCG AGCAACCAGCGAGTGGACCTGTACTCCTGGAGGGACGGCTGTGGAGAGACTCACACGTCCCTGCAGGGACACACCCGGGTCATCAG CGACCTGGACTGGTCCTGGTTCGACTCGGAGCTGCTGGTGTCCAGCTCAGTGGACACCTACATCTACATCTGGGACACCAG GGACACTCGGAAACCCACGGTGGCGCTGTCTGCTGTCG CTGGAGCTGCTCAGGTGAAGTGGAACCGGAAGAACCCACATCTGCTGGCGTCCAGCCATGACGGAGACGTACGCATCTGGGACAAGAGG AAACCCAACACAGCGGTGGAGTACCTGGCTGCTCACCTGTCCAAGATCCATGGCCTGGACTGGCACCGAGACAACGAGTTCGTCTTCGCCACGTCCAGCCAGGACAACTCCGTCAGG TTCTGGGACTACCGACAGCCCAGGAAGTACCTGAGCGTCCTGTCCTGCCAGGTGCCGGTGTGGAAGGCCCGCTACACG CCGTTCTCCAGCGGTCTCGTCACCGTCATGGTCCCTCAGCTGCGGCGGGAGAACAGTCTCCTGCTGTGGAGCGTTCTGGACCTCAACAGTCCCGTCCACGCCTTCGTTGGACACGATGATGTCGTCCTGGAGTTCCAGTGGCGTCCCCAGAAGGAAG GGTCCAGGGACTTCCAGCTGGTGACCTGGTCCCGGGACCAGACGCTGCGGATCTGGAGGGTGGAGCCTCAGCTGCAGAAG CTGTGTGTCAGCGACCTGGTGGACGAGCTGATGGAGGACGTGTCCATCGCCGTGGAGACGGAGAGGTCCCTGGGCGCCCAGCAAGGTGGGGCTCCGGCTCCGGATGGCCCGCCGG GTCAGGCGGCGAGCCGTCCGGACCCGGCCGCCGGTTCTGGTCTGGCCCAGACTCTGCAGCAGGAGTTCTCCCTGGTCAACCTGCAGATCCGGAACGTCAACGTAGAG ATGGACGCCCGGAACCGGAGCTGCGTGGTGTCGGCCCACTTCGGCGGCCAGCGGGTCCATCTGGTGGTCAACTTTCCGGTCCGGTACCCCAACAACGCCGCGCCCACCTTCCAATTCGTCGCCCCAACGACCATCCCCTCCGCCATGAAGACAAAGATCCAGAAG GTCCTGATGGACACGTCTCTGCAGAAGGTGAAGCGGAACCAGAACTGCCTGGAGCCGTGCGTCCGGCAGCTCGTCTCCTGCCTGGAGTCAGACATG ACCCAAGAGGACGGTCCTGCGTCCGGCCCATTTGTCCTGTCCAATCCCGTGGCTCCGCCCCTGCAGGCGTTCCCCCGGGTCACCAACACCTACGGCTCCTATCAG GACGCCAATATCCCGTTCCCCCGGACCTCCGGAGCCCGGTTCTGCGGTACCGGCTGCCTGGTCTACTTCACCCGACCGATCACCATGCACCGCTCGGCCCCGCCCACAGAGCCCACGCCCAG GTCCCTGTCGGCGCTGTCCGCCTACCACAGCGGGGTTCTGACCCCGATGAAGATGCGCTCCGAGTCCCAGAACACGCTGCGGCTCTACAGCGGCAGCCCGACCCGGTCCGACAAGGACACCGTCTCCATCTCCTCCTTCTACTACAAGGAGCGG CTTCCCATGTCTGCCTCCCGTCGCTGGTCTGTCCAAACCCTCCATGATTGGCCG AAATCGCGGCGCTTCAAGACGAAGCGGGAAGGAGCGGAGTACAGCAGCCGGCCCATCAAGCTGGCTGGGAAGGTCATCATCCAGGAGATCTCCTGCCTGCTGCCTGTGCACAAGGCTCTGGGAGAGAGCTACAT TCTGAACATGAACGACATTCAGGAAACGTGTCAGAAGaacgcagcagcagcactcGCTGTGGGACGCAGAGACCTGGCCAAG GTTTGGGCTTTGGCGTCCGCTGCCACCAGTCAGGACCTGAGTCCAGATTCTGACCCGGACACAGAGACGCCCTGGGCCAGACACCCGTTTGggcgccacctgctggagaCACT TTTGGATCACTATAGTCAGATGAGCGACGTCCAGACTCTGGCCATGCTCTGCAGCGTGTTCAGGGCTCAGGCTCCGCCCCCCGACTGCTACTCGCTGTACGGACACCCCGGCTCCCGCCTCCACTCCCGATTT CCCAGCTACACCTCCAGTTCTGTCACATCCGGCTCCTGTTCCAGCACCTCCGACTCCATCGCAGCGACCTGGACCACAG TGAGAGACCCCGAGCATCCCGCCCCCTGGGGGGAGTCTTCTCCTGACGACTATCGCTATGGCAACCAGAGCTACACGGACCCTCGGGAGCGAGAGCGGGAGCTGCACGACATGAACAAGAG GCTGCTGGACCCGGCCAACACGCTGCAGTTCGACGACTTCAAGAAGAGCTACGGTGAAATCCTGTACCGCTGGGGTCTGGGCGACAAGCGGGCTGACGTCCTCAAGTTCACGGCCGGCCCGCCAGAACCTCACAAAGGCATCG AGTTCGGGCTGTACTGCTGCCACTGCCGCAGTCAGGCGCGCGGGACGCAGTGCGCCGTGTGCAAGCGGCTGACCTTCCAGTGCGCCGTGTGCCACGTCGCCGTGCGCGGCTCCTCCAACTTCTGCCTGAGCTGCGGCCACGGCGGCCATACTGGACACATGATGGACTGGTTCCGGCGCCAGGATGAGTGTCCGGCCGGCTGCGGCTGCCGCTGCCTGCTGCAAAGCACCTTCTGA
- the wdr59 gene encoding GATOR complex protein WDR59 isoform X3 has protein sequence MAARWSSETVVVEFRDAQATAMSVDCLGSHAVLSGRHSLYLVNLDAPSEPSRKMGRHSKWDVGTVQWNPHRSQAHIFAASSNQRVDLYSWRDGCGETHTSLQGHTRVISDLDWSWFDSELLVSSSVDTYIYIWDTRDTRKPTVALSAVAGAAQVKWNRKNPHLLASSHDGDVRIWDKRKPNTAVEYLAAHLSKIHGLDWHRDNEFVFATSSQDNSVRFWDYRQPRKYLSVLSCQVPVWKARYTPFSSGLVTVMVPQLRRENSLLLWSVLDLNSPVHAFVGHDDVVLEFQWRPQKEGSRDFQLVTWSRDQTLRIWRVEPQLQKLCVSDLVDELMEDVSIAVETERSLGAQQGGAPAPDGPPGQAASRPDPAAGSGLAQTLQQEFSLVNLQIRNVNVEMDARNRSCVVSAHFGGQRVHLVVNFPVRYPNNAAPTFQFVAPTTIPSAMKTKIQKVLMDTSLQKVKRNQNCLEPCVRQLVSCLESDMTQEDGPASGPFVLSNPVAPPLQAFPRVTNTYGSYQDANIPFPRTSGARFCGTGCLVYFTRPITMHRSAPPTEPTPRSLSALSAYHSGVLTPMKMRSESQNTLRLYSGSPTRSDKDTVSISSFYYKERKLPMSASRRWSVQTLHDWPKSRRFKTKREGAEYSSRPIKLAGKVIIQEISCLLPVHKALGESYILNMNDIQETCQKNAAAALAVGRRDLAKVWALASAATSQDLSPDSDPDTETPWARHPFGRHLLETLLDHYSQMSDVQTLAMLCSVFRAQAPPPDCYSLYGHPGSRLHSRFPSYTSSSVTSGSCSSTSDSIAATWTTVRDPEHPAPWGESSPDDYRYGNQSYTDPRERERELHDMNKRLLDPANTLQFDDFKKSYGEILYRWGLGDKRADVLKFTAGPPEPHKGIEFGLYCCHCRSQARGTQCAVCKRLTFQCAVCHVAVRGSSNFCLSCGHGGHTGHMMDWFRRQDECPAGCGCRCLLQSTF, from the exons ATGGCGGCGCGGTGGAGCAGCGAGACTGTGGTGGTGGAGTTTCGGGACGCTCAG GCCACCGCCATGTCCGTGGACTGCCTGGGCTCCCACGCCGTGCTGTCAGG CCGGCACTCCCTCTACCTGGTGAACCTGGACGCTCCGTCAGAGCCGTCCCGTAAGATGGGTCGCCACAGTAAGTGGGACGTGGGGACGGTCCAGTGGAACCCGCATCGGTCCCAGGCTCACATCTTCGCCGCCTCG AGCAACCAGCGAGTGGACCTGTACTCCTGGAGGGACGGCTGTGGAGAGACTCACACGTCCCTGCAGGGACACACCCGGGTCATCAG CGACCTGGACTGGTCCTGGTTCGACTCGGAGCTGCTGGTGTCCAGCTCAGTGGACACCTACATCTACATCTGGGACACCAG GGACACTCGGAAACCCACGGTGGCGCTGTCTGCTGTCG CTGGAGCTGCTCAGGTGAAGTGGAACCGGAAGAACCCACATCTGCTGGCGTCCAGCCATGACGGAGACGTACGCATCTGGGACAAGAGG AAACCCAACACAGCGGTGGAGTACCTGGCTGCTCACCTGTCCAAGATCCATGGCCTGGACTGGCACCGAGACAACGAGTTCGTCTTCGCCACGTCCAGCCAGGACAACTCCGTCAGG TTCTGGGACTACCGACAGCCCAGGAAGTACCTGAGCGTCCTGTCCTGCCAGGTGCCGGTGTGGAAGGCCCGCTACACG CCGTTCTCCAGCGGTCTCGTCACCGTCATGGTCCCTCAGCTGCGGCGGGAGAACAGTCTCCTGCTGTGGAGCGTTCTGGACCTCAACAGTCCCGTCCACGCCTTCGTTGGACACGATGATGTCGTCCTGGAGTTCCAGTGGCGTCCCCAGAAGGAAG GGTCCAGGGACTTCCAGCTGGTGACCTGGTCCCGGGACCAGACGCTGCGGATCTGGAGGGTGGAGCCTCAGCTGCAGAAG CTGTGTGTCAGCGACCTGGTGGACGAGCTGATGGAGGACGTGTCCATCGCCGTGGAGACGGAGAGGTCCCTGGGCGCCCAGCAAGGTGGGGCTCCGGCTCCGGATGGCCCGCCGG GTCAGGCGGCGAGCCGTCCGGACCCGGCCGCCGGTTCTGGTCTGGCCCAGACTCTGCAGCAGGAGTTCTCCCTGGTCAACCTGCAGATCCGGAACGTCAACGTAGAG ATGGACGCCCGGAACCGGAGCTGCGTGGTGTCGGCCCACTTCGGCGGCCAGCGGGTCCATCTGGTGGTCAACTTTCCGGTCCGGTACCCCAACAACGCCGCGCCCACCTTCCAATTCGTCGCCCCAACGACCATCCCCTCCGCCATGAAGACAAAGATCCAGAAG GTCCTGATGGACACGTCTCTGCAGAAGGTGAAGCGGAACCAGAACTGCCTGGAGCCGTGCGTCCGGCAGCTCGTCTCCTGCCTGGAGTCAGACATG ACCCAAGAGGACGGTCCTGCGTCCGGCCCATTTGTCCTGTCCAATCCCGTGGCTCCGCCCCTGCAGGCGTTCCCCCGGGTCACCAACACCTACGGCTCCTATCAG GACGCCAATATCCCGTTCCCCCGGACCTCCGGAGCCCGGTTCTGCGGTACCGGCTGCCTGGTCTACTTCACCCGACCGATCACCATGCACCGCTCGGCCCCGCCCACAGAGCCCACGCCCAG GTCCCTGTCGGCGCTGTCCGCCTACCACAGCGGGGTTCTGACCCCGATGAAGATGCGCTCCGAGTCCCAGAACACGCTGCGGCTCTACAGCGGCAGCCCGACCCGGTCCGACAAGGACACCGTCTCCATCTCCTCCTTCTACTACAAGGAGCGG AAGCTTCCCATGTCTGCCTCCCGTCGCTGGTCTGTCCAAACCCTCCATGATTGGCCG AAATCGCGGCGCTTCAAGACGAAGCGGGAAGGAGCGGAGTACAGCAGCCGGCCCATCAAGCTGGCTGGGAAGGTCATCATCCAGGAGATCTCCTGCCTGCTGCCTGTGCACAAGGCTCTGGGAGAGAGCTACAT TCTGAACATGAACGACATTCAGGAAACGTGTCAGAAGaacgcagcagcagcactcGCTGTGGGACGCAGAGACCTGGCCAAG GTTTGGGCTTTGGCGTCCGCTGCCACCAGTCAGGACCTGAGTCCAGATTCTGACCCGGACACAGAGACGCCCTGGGCCAGACACCCGTTTGggcgccacctgctggagaCACT TTTGGATCACTATAGTCAGATGAGCGACGTCCAGACTCTGGCCATGCTCTGCAGCGTGTTCAGGGCTCAGGCTCCGCCCCCCGACTGCTACTCGCTGTACGGACACCCCGGCTCCCGCCTCCACTCCCGATTT CCCAGCTACACCTCCAGTTCTGTCACATCCGGCTCCTGTTCCAGCACCTCCGACTCCATCGCAGCGACCTGGACCACAG TGAGAGACCCCGAGCATCCCGCCCCCTGGGGGGAGTCTTCTCCTGACGACTATCGCTATGGCAACCAGAGCTACACGGACCCTCGGGAGCGAGAGCGGGAGCTGCACGACATGAACAAGAG GCTGCTGGACCCGGCCAACACGCTGCAGTTCGACGACTTCAAGAAGAGCTACGGTGAAATCCTGTACCGCTGGGGTCTGGGCGACAAGCGGGCTGACGTCCTCAAGTTCACGGCCGGCCCGCCAGAACCTCACAAAGGCATCG AGTTCGGGCTGTACTGCTGCCACTGCCGCAGTCAGGCGCGCGGGACGCAGTGCGCCGTGTGCAAGCGGCTGACCTTCCAGTGCGCCGTGTGCCACGTCGCCGTGCGCGGCTCCTCCAACTTCTGCCTGAGCTGCGGCCACGGCGGCCATACTGGACACATGATGGACTGGTTCCGGCGCCAGGATGAGTGTCCGGCCGGCTGCGGCTGCCGCTGCCTGCTGCAAAGCACCTTCTGA
- the wdr59 gene encoding GATOR complex protein WDR59 isoform X4 produces the protein MAARWSSETVVVEFRDAQATAMSVDCLGSHAVLSGRHSLYLVNLDAPSEPSRKMGRHSKWDVGTVQWNPHRSQAHIFAASSNQRVDLYSWRDGCGETHTSLQGHTRVISDLDWSWFDSELLVSSSVDTYIYIWDTRDTRKPTVALSAVAGAAQVKWNRKNPHLLASSHDGDVRIWDKRKPNTAVEYLAAHLSKIHGLDWHRDNEFVFATSSQDNSVRFWDYRQPRKYLSVLSCQVPVWKARYTPFSSGLVTVMVPQLRRENSLLLWSVLDLNSPVHAFVGHDDVVLEFQWRPQKEGSRDFQLVTWSRDQTLRIWRVEPQLQKLCVSDLVDELMEDVSIAVETERSLGAQQGGAPAPDGPPGQAASRPDPAAGSGLAQTLQQEFSLVNLQIRNVNVEMDARNRSCVVSAHFGGQRVHLVVNFPVRYPNNAAPTFQFVAPTTIPSAMKTKIQKVLMDTSLQKVKRNQNCLEPCVRQLVSCLESDMTQEDGPASGPFVLSNPVAPPLQAFPRVTNTYGSYQDANIPFPRTSGARFCGTGCLVYFTRPITMHRSAPPTEPTPRSLSALSAYHSGVLTPMKMRSESQNTLRLYSGSPTRSDKDTVSISSFYYKERKSRRFKTKREGAEYSSRPIKLAGKVIIQEISCLLPVHKALGESYILNMNDIQETCQKNAAAALAVGRRDLAKVWALASAATSQDLSPDSDPDTETPWARHPFGRHLLETLLDHYSQMSDVQTLAMLCSVFRAQAPPPDCYSLYGHPGSRLHSRFPSYTSSSVTSGSCSSTSDSIAATWTTVRDPEHPAPWGESSPDDYRYGNQSYTDPRERERELHDMNKRLLDPANTLQFDDFKKSYGEILYRWGLGDKRADVLKFTAGPPEPHKGIEFGLYCCHCRSQARGTQCAVCKRLTFQCAVCHVAVRGSSNFCLSCGHGGHTGHMMDWFRRQDECPAGCGCRCLLQSTF, from the exons ATGGCGGCGCGGTGGAGCAGCGAGACTGTGGTGGTGGAGTTTCGGGACGCTCAG GCCACCGCCATGTCCGTGGACTGCCTGGGCTCCCACGCCGTGCTGTCAGG CCGGCACTCCCTCTACCTGGTGAACCTGGACGCTCCGTCAGAGCCGTCCCGTAAGATGGGTCGCCACAGTAAGTGGGACGTGGGGACGGTCCAGTGGAACCCGCATCGGTCCCAGGCTCACATCTTCGCCGCCTCG AGCAACCAGCGAGTGGACCTGTACTCCTGGAGGGACGGCTGTGGAGAGACTCACACGTCCCTGCAGGGACACACCCGGGTCATCAG CGACCTGGACTGGTCCTGGTTCGACTCGGAGCTGCTGGTGTCCAGCTCAGTGGACACCTACATCTACATCTGGGACACCAG GGACACTCGGAAACCCACGGTGGCGCTGTCTGCTGTCG CTGGAGCTGCTCAGGTGAAGTGGAACCGGAAGAACCCACATCTGCTGGCGTCCAGCCATGACGGAGACGTACGCATCTGGGACAAGAGG AAACCCAACACAGCGGTGGAGTACCTGGCTGCTCACCTGTCCAAGATCCATGGCCTGGACTGGCACCGAGACAACGAGTTCGTCTTCGCCACGTCCAGCCAGGACAACTCCGTCAGG TTCTGGGACTACCGACAGCCCAGGAAGTACCTGAGCGTCCTGTCCTGCCAGGTGCCGGTGTGGAAGGCCCGCTACACG CCGTTCTCCAGCGGTCTCGTCACCGTCATGGTCCCTCAGCTGCGGCGGGAGAACAGTCTCCTGCTGTGGAGCGTTCTGGACCTCAACAGTCCCGTCCACGCCTTCGTTGGACACGATGATGTCGTCCTGGAGTTCCAGTGGCGTCCCCAGAAGGAAG GGTCCAGGGACTTCCAGCTGGTGACCTGGTCCCGGGACCAGACGCTGCGGATCTGGAGGGTGGAGCCTCAGCTGCAGAAG CTGTGTGTCAGCGACCTGGTGGACGAGCTGATGGAGGACGTGTCCATCGCCGTGGAGACGGAGAGGTCCCTGGGCGCCCAGCAAGGTGGGGCTCCGGCTCCGGATGGCCCGCCGG GTCAGGCGGCGAGCCGTCCGGACCCGGCCGCCGGTTCTGGTCTGGCCCAGACTCTGCAGCAGGAGTTCTCCCTGGTCAACCTGCAGATCCGGAACGTCAACGTAGAG ATGGACGCCCGGAACCGGAGCTGCGTGGTGTCGGCCCACTTCGGCGGCCAGCGGGTCCATCTGGTGGTCAACTTTCCGGTCCGGTACCCCAACAACGCCGCGCCCACCTTCCAATTCGTCGCCCCAACGACCATCCCCTCCGCCATGAAGACAAAGATCCAGAAG GTCCTGATGGACACGTCTCTGCAGAAGGTGAAGCGGAACCAGAACTGCCTGGAGCCGTGCGTCCGGCAGCTCGTCTCCTGCCTGGAGTCAGACATG ACCCAAGAGGACGGTCCTGCGTCCGGCCCATTTGTCCTGTCCAATCCCGTGGCTCCGCCCCTGCAGGCGTTCCCCCGGGTCACCAACACCTACGGCTCCTATCAG GACGCCAATATCCCGTTCCCCCGGACCTCCGGAGCCCGGTTCTGCGGTACCGGCTGCCTGGTCTACTTCACCCGACCGATCACCATGCACCGCTCGGCCCCGCCCACAGAGCCCACGCCCAG GTCCCTGTCGGCGCTGTCCGCCTACCACAGCGGGGTTCTGACCCCGATGAAGATGCGCTCCGAGTCCCAGAACACGCTGCGGCTCTACAGCGGCAGCCCGACCCGGTCCGACAAGGACACCGTCTCCATCTCCTCCTTCTACTACAAGGAGCGG AAATCGCGGCGCTTCAAGACGAAGCGGGAAGGAGCGGAGTACAGCAGCCGGCCCATCAAGCTGGCTGGGAAGGTCATCATCCAGGAGATCTCCTGCCTGCTGCCTGTGCACAAGGCTCTGGGAGAGAGCTACAT TCTGAACATGAACGACATTCAGGAAACGTGTCAGAAGaacgcagcagcagcactcGCTGTGGGACGCAGAGACCTGGCCAAG GTTTGGGCTTTGGCGTCCGCTGCCACCAGTCAGGACCTGAGTCCAGATTCTGACCCGGACACAGAGACGCCCTGGGCCAGACACCCGTTTGggcgccacctgctggagaCACT TTTGGATCACTATAGTCAGATGAGCGACGTCCAGACTCTGGCCATGCTCTGCAGCGTGTTCAGGGCTCAGGCTCCGCCCCCCGACTGCTACTCGCTGTACGGACACCCCGGCTCCCGCCTCCACTCCCGATTT CCCAGCTACACCTCCAGTTCTGTCACATCCGGCTCCTGTTCCAGCACCTCCGACTCCATCGCAGCGACCTGGACCACAG TGAGAGACCCCGAGCATCCCGCCCCCTGGGGGGAGTCTTCTCCTGACGACTATCGCTATGGCAACCAGAGCTACACGGACCCTCGGGAGCGAGAGCGGGAGCTGCACGACATGAACAAGAG GCTGCTGGACCCGGCCAACACGCTGCAGTTCGACGACTTCAAGAAGAGCTACGGTGAAATCCTGTACCGCTGGGGTCTGGGCGACAAGCGGGCTGACGTCCTCAAGTTCACGGCCGGCCCGCCAGAACCTCACAAAGGCATCG AGTTCGGGCTGTACTGCTGCCACTGCCGCAGTCAGGCGCGCGGGACGCAGTGCGCCGTGTGCAAGCGGCTGACCTTCCAGTGCGCCGTGTGCCACGTCGCCGTGCGCGGCTCCTCCAACTTCTGCCTGAGCTGCGGCCACGGCGGCCATACTGGACACATGATGGACTGGTTCCGGCGCCAGGATGAGTGTCCGGCCGGCTGCGGCTGCCGCTGCCTGCTGCAAAGCACCTTCTGA